Proteins encoded by one window of Nisaea sp.:
- a CDS encoding PQQ-dependent sugar dehydrogenase, translated as MKQIIVLAVAASLFAGGAFAQSGQVPDNLEKLSGFKTTGVTEFTFIEQGGDYAAGIERTLERIKLPDGFKIELYAVVPDARHMAVGPQGIVTFVGTRKDKVWSVTDRNKDRVADEVKDFAPSLTFSIPNGPCFSKDGFLYIAEQNRVLLFPAAEFFYESPDVAAFNLVAKGDLIPPDEESFNHTARVCRIGPDGKIYISLGQPFNVAPADKLDLYKKWGIGGMIRLNLDGTGREVYTYGIRNSVGHDFHPATGELWFTDNQVDGMGDDIPPGELNRQTAAGQNFGHPWYGGGDTRTNEYKSEEPPAGTVMPVVATVAHAADLGMHFYTGRMFPEKYKNAIFSAQHGSWNRTTPVGARVMVTFIDDQGNAAMEPFAEGWLDDATGEYLGRPVDVAQLPDGSILVSDDLAGALYRISYAK; from the coding sequence ATGAAACAGATAATCGTATTGGCCGTGGCTGCGTCGCTCTTTGCAGGTGGCGCCTTCGCGCAGTCCGGACAGGTTCCGGACAATCTTGAAAAACTGTCGGGCTTCAAGACCACCGGCGTCACCGAGTTCACCTTTATCGAGCAAGGTGGCGATTATGCTGCCGGCATCGAGAGGACGCTGGAACGCATCAAACTGCCGGATGGCTTCAAGATCGAGCTTTATGCCGTTGTTCCCGACGCACGGCACATGGCTGTCGGCCCGCAGGGCATCGTCACTTTCGTCGGCACCCGCAAGGACAAGGTCTGGTCGGTCACGGACCGGAACAAGGATCGCGTTGCCGACGAGGTGAAGGATTTCGCGCCATCGCTGACATTCAGCATTCCGAACGGACCCTGTTTCTCCAAGGACGGCTTTCTCTATATCGCCGAGCAGAACCGGGTTCTGCTGTTCCCGGCCGCCGAGTTCTTTTACGAAAGCCCGGACGTTGCGGCCTTCAATCTTGTCGCCAAGGGCGATCTGATCCCGCCGGACGAGGAAAGCTTCAACCACACGGCGCGGGTCTGCCGGATCGGCCCGGACGGCAAGATCTATATCTCGCTCGGTCAGCCCTTCAATGTGGCGCCGGCGGACAAGCTGGATCTCTACAAGAAGTGGGGCATCGGCGGGATGATCCGCCTGAACCTCGATGGCACCGGCCGGGAAGTCTACACCTACGGCATCCGCAATTCCGTCGGTCATGACTTCCATCCGGCGACCGGGGAGCTCTGGTTCACTGACAATCAGGTCGACGGTATGGGAGACGATATCCCGCCGGGCGAGCTGAACCGGCAGACGGCGGCGGGCCAGAATTTCGGCCATCCGTGGTACGGCGGCGGTGACACACGCACCAACGAGTACAAGTCTGAGGAGCCGCCTGCCGGCACCGTCATGCCGGTCGTCGCGACAGTCGCGCACGCGGCGGATCTTGGAATGCATTTCTATACGGGTCGGATGTTCCCGGAGAAATACAAGAACGCGATCTTCTCGGCCCAGCATGGATCCTGGAACCGGACAACGCCGGTCGGCGCCCGGGTCATGGTCACTTTCATTGACGATCAGGGCAACGCCGCGATGGAGCCGTTCGCCGAAGGCTGGCTGGATGATGCGACGGGCGAATATCTCGGCCGCCCGGTCGATGTGGCGCAGCTTCCGGATGGATCGATCCTGGTGTCGGACGATCTGGCCGGCGCTCTCTACCGGATCAGCTACGCCAAATGA
- a CDS encoding DUF1028 domain-containing protein — protein sequence MTFSLVARCAETGMFGIAISSSSPAVAARCAYTRAGVGAVASQNITDPRLGPLVLDRMEIGLTAEGAIEAMRKECEFLDYRQVLAVDKHGGSAIHSGGDALGIWSEAKAENVASGGNLLANADVPAAIVAAFTASTGHLGDRLIAAVKAGLASGGEAGPVHSAGMQIADELGWPVADLRCDWTEDCPVEAIATAWDVYKPQLDAYVTRALDPREAPSYGVPGDE from the coding sequence ATGACCTTCTCCCTTGTTGCCCGCTGCGCCGAGACTGGCATGTTCGGCATTGCCATCTCCTCCTCCTCGCCCGCCGTCGCGGCGCGCTGCGCCTATACTCGCGCCGGCGTCGGCGCCGTCGCCAGCCAGAACATCACCGACCCGCGCCTCGGCCCACTGGTGCTGGACCGGATGGAGATCGGCCTCACCGCCGAAGGCGCCATCGAGGCAATGCGGAAGGAGTGCGAATTTCTCGACTACCGTCAGGTGCTCGCCGTCGACAAGCACGGCGGCAGCGCCATTCATTCCGGCGGTGACGCGCTGGGTATCTGGTCGGAAGCAAAGGCCGAAAACGTCGCGTCAGGCGGCAACCTGCTCGCCAACGCGGACGTCCCCGCAGCCATCGTCGCCGCCTTCACGGCATCCACCGGCCATCTGGGTGACCGGCTGATCGCCGCCGTGAAAGCAGGCCTCGCGTCAGGCGGCGAAGCAGGCCCGGTGCATTCCGCCGGCATGCAGATCGCGGACGAACTCGGCTGGCCCGTCGCAGACCTGCGCTGCGACTGGACCGAGGATTGCCCGGTCGAAGCAATTGCGACAGCATGGGACGTCTACAAACCCCAGCTCGACGCCTACGTCACCCGCGCCCTCGACCCGCGCGAGGCACCATCCTATGGGGTGCCGGGGGACGAGTGA
- a CDS encoding aspartate aminotransferase family protein — protein sequence MSRKPTLQDWRDRAGKVLPAAGFGNFDPGVVIARGEGARVWDEDGNEYVDYLIGSGPMLVGHGHPEVLQAVQEQIKAGFTFFANNAQGIQLAEEIAGAMACAGQVRFVSTGSEADMYAMRLARAHTGREKILKFEGGYHGMSGDSLMSLAPEKRVNFPLAVPDSAGIPEAVRDGMLVAPFNDFDFVRGILEERGHEIAAVIVEPLQRLIPPEPGFHEMLREETAKRGIVLIFDEVVTGFRLAYGGGQEKYGVTPDICTLGKVIGGGFPLAAIAGSEEIMAHFDKAKVGSEGFTFQIGTLSGNPVASVAGLKTLEILKRPGAYEKIYANGERIMAALGREFGAAGIAHQVVGEPVMFDVVFTDKPVKNYRDGADGNLQQAAIFNAVLRQHGILKPPSKFYISLALSEADLVQTEEAIAAAAKAVAAA from the coding sequence ATGAGTAGAAAACCGACCCTTCAGGACTGGCGAGACCGTGCGGGCAAGGTGCTTCCCGCAGCAGGCTTCGGGAATTTCGATCCTGGTGTGGTAATCGCCCGCGGCGAGGGCGCGCGGGTCTGGGACGAGGACGGTAATGAATATGTCGATTACCTGATCGGCTCCGGCCCGATGCTGGTCGGCCATGGCCATCCCGAAGTGCTGCAGGCGGTGCAGGAGCAGATCAAGGCGGGCTTCACCTTTTTTGCCAACAACGCCCAGGGTATTCAGCTGGCCGAGGAAATCGCCGGCGCCATGGCCTGTGCCGGTCAGGTCCGCTTCGTCTCCACTGGCAGCGAGGCGGACATGTACGCCATGCGGCTCGCCCGCGCTCATACGGGCCGCGAGAAGATCCTGAAATTCGAAGGCGGCTATCACGGCATGTCCGGAGACTCGCTGATGTCACTGGCGCCGGAAAAGCGTGTGAACTTTCCGCTCGCCGTGCCGGATTCTGCCGGTATTCCGGAAGCGGTGCGCGACGGCATGCTGGTGGCGCCCTTCAATGATTTCGACTTTGTCCGTGGCATTCTGGAGGAGCGTGGGCACGAGATCGCGGCGGTGATTGTCGAGCCGTTGCAGCGCCTGATTCCGCCGGAGCCGGGTTTCCACGAGATGCTCCGCGAGGAAACCGCCAAGCGCGGCATCGTGCTGATCTTCGACGAGGTGGTGACGGGCTTCCGTCTTGCCTATGGTGGCGGTCAGGAAAAGTACGGTGTAACCCCGGACATTTGCACCCTCGGCAAAGTGATCGGTGGAGGCTTCCCACTGGCGGCCATCGCCGGGTCAGAGGAGATCATGGCCCATTTCGACAAGGCGAAGGTCGGCTCCGAGGGCTTCACTTTTCAGATCGGCACGCTCAGCGGGAATCCTGTGGCCAGTGTCGCCGGGTTGAAGACGCTCGAGATCCTGAAGCGGCCGGGTGCATACGAAAAAATCTACGCCAATGGCGAACGCATCATGGCGGCACTTGGCCGCGAGTTCGGTGCTGCCGGGATCGCGCATCAGGTGGTGGGCGAGCCGGTGATGTTCGATGTGGTATTCACCGACAAACCGGTGAAGAATTACCGCGATGGGGCGGACGGTAACCTGCAGCAGGCGGCCATTTTCAACGCGGTGCTGCGCCAGCACGGTATCCTGAAACCGCCCAGCAAGTTCTACATCTCGCTCGCCCTGAGCGAGGCGGATCTGGTGCAGACGGAAGAGGCTATCGCTGCTGCGGCAAAGGCGGTGGCCGCAGCTTGA
- a CDS encoding NAD(P)/FAD-dependent oxidoreductase codes for MPAEKIDTLVVGAGQAGIAMSEHLGKAGVPHLVLERDRIAERWRSFRWDSLVANGPAWHDRFPGMEFKDDGPDAFVEKEKVADYFVDYAKMIDAPVRCGVEVTSVTRNEGRPGFRVETSDGVIEANSVVAATGAFQTATIPPVVPDTLGITQLHSSAYRNPGQLPDGGVLVIGAGSSGVQIADELNRAGRKVTLAVGPHDRPPRAYRGRDNCWWLGVLGKWEAATPPAGAEHVTIAVSGARGGETIDFRKLTEQGLTLVGRAEGCEDGVMAFADDLRRNIENGDRNYLSVLQEADAYLARTGLNLPEEPEAHVIGPDPDCVTNPIRELDLKAAGISTIIWAIGFGHDYSWLKVDTFDETGKPLHQRGVSREPGIYFLGLPWQSRRGSSFIWGVWHDARYVADQIAIQRSYLDVDAAARSRDTTKL; via the coding sequence ATGCCCGCTGAGAAAATAGACACGCTGGTCGTCGGCGCCGGTCAGGCCGGGATCGCCATGAGCGAGCATCTCGGCAAGGCCGGCGTGCCTCACCTCGTGCTGGAACGGGACCGGATCGCCGAGCGCTGGAGATCGTTCCGCTGGGATTCCCTGGTCGCCAACGGCCCCGCCTGGCACGACCGGTTCCCAGGCATGGAATTCAAGGATGACGGCCCCGACGCCTTCGTCGAGAAAGAGAAAGTCGCCGACTATTTCGTCGACTACGCGAAGATGATCGACGCTCCAGTCCGCTGTGGTGTCGAGGTAACGTCCGTGACACGCAACGAGGGCCGCCCGGGTTTTCGTGTCGAGACATCGGATGGCGTGATCGAAGCCAACAGTGTGGTCGCCGCCACCGGCGCGTTCCAGACCGCGACGATCCCGCCGGTGGTCCCGGATACTCTGGGGATCACCCAGCTCCATTCCAGCGCCTATCGCAATCCCGGCCAGCTCCCGGATGGCGGCGTTCTGGTGATCGGCGCGGGCTCGTCCGGCGTGCAGATCGCAGACGAGCTGAACCGTGCGGGACGCAAAGTCACGCTCGCGGTCGGCCCGCATGACCGCCCGCCTCGTGCCTATCGCGGACGGGACAATTGCTGGTGGCTGGGCGTTCTCGGTAAATGGGAGGCCGCGACTCCGCCCGCCGGGGCCGAGCATGTGACGATTGCAGTGAGCGGGGCGCGTGGCGGAGAGACCATCGATTTTCGCAAGCTTACGGAACAGGGCCTCACCCTCGTGGGCCGCGCGGAAGGCTGCGAAGACGGCGTCATGGCGTTTGCCGATGACCTCCGCCGCAATATCGAGAATGGTGACAGGAATTACCTTTCCGTCCTGCAGGAAGCGGACGCCTATCTCGCCCGGACCGGGCTCAACCTGCCCGAGGAACCCGAGGCGCATGTCATTGGCCCCGATCCGGATTGCGTGACCAACCCGATCCGTGAGCTCGATTTGAAAGCAGCCGGGATCTCTACGATCATCTGGGCAATCGGCTTCGGACATGACTATAGCTGGCTGAAGGTCGATACCTTCGACGAGACCGGCAAGCCCTTGCACCAGCGCGGCGTCTCACGCGAGCCGGGGATCTATTTCCTCGGCCTGCCATGGCAGTCGCGGCGTGGATCGAGCTTCATCTGGGGCGTCTGGCATGACGCCAGATATGTCGCGGACCAGATCGCGATCCAGCGATCCTATCTGGATGTCGATGCCGCCGCCCGGTCGCGGGATACGACAAAGCTCTGA
- a CDS encoding c-type cytochrome, which yields MRSAILLGLGGLMLAGAAPAFSGDPVAGRKVANMCRTCHGLDGFAKIPIAPHIGGEPSSYLQRQLRAFKSGARRHEMMSVVASGLSEQQIDDVSTWYAAYKATASLPRGADPAKAPEACTACHGADGIAVHEDAPNLAGETNIYIDTQLKAFKRGKRTHEIMNGIAEAMSDEEIRAAADWYAAVKLKVDAAPE from the coding sequence ATGAGGAGTGCGATCCTGCTCGGTCTCGGCGGGCTGATGCTCGCCGGGGCCGCTCCGGCTTTTTCCGGCGATCCCGTAGCCGGCCGCAAGGTCGCGAATATGTGCCGGACCTGTCATGGGCTCGATGGGTTTGCGAAAATCCCTATCGCCCCGCATATCGGGGGCGAGCCGAGCAGCTATCTCCAGCGGCAATTGCGCGCCTTCAAATCCGGCGCCCGTCGTCATGAGATGATGTCGGTTGTCGCGTCTGGGCTGAGCGAACAGCAGATCGACGATGTCTCTACCTGGTATGCCGCATATAAGGCGACAGCGTCCTTGCCGAGAGGGGCAGACCCGGCCAAAGCACCGGAAGCCTGCACGGCCTGCCACGGCGCCGACGGCATTGCTGTTCACGAAGATGCTCCCAACCTCGCCGGGGAGACCAACATCTATATCGACACCCAGCTGAAAGCCTTCAAACGGGGCAAGCGGACGCACGAGATCATGAACGGTATCGCCGAGGCGATGTCGGACGAGGAGATCCGGGCGGCTGCCGACTGGTATGCGGCGGTGAAGCTGAAGGTCGACGCCGCCCCGGAATGA
- a CDS encoding RidA family protein: MAHERLRKFNTKDTYPEQKLDNDLAQAVITRGGRTVWLRGQCPQDLDTAKNIESHDPVEQTHKVMQNIRQLLEEAGGDMHHLVKLVVYITDVRHREAVYRTMGEYIKGVHPVCTGLVVQALARPDWLVEIDGTAVIPDD, encoded by the coding sequence ATGGCGCATGAACGGCTGCGGAAATTCAACACCAAGGACACCTACCCGGAGCAGAAGCTGGACAACGATCTGGCCCAGGCGGTGATCACGCGCGGCGGTCGGACCGTCTGGCTGCGCGGCCAGTGCCCGCAGGATCTGGACACGGCGAAGAACATCGAGAGTCACGATCCCGTCGAGCAGACTCATAAGGTGATGCAGAACATCCGCCAGCTTCTCGAGGAAGCCGGGGGCGACATGCATCATCTTGTAAAACTTGTCGTCTATATAACGGACGTTCGGCACCGGGAGGCCGTGTACCGAACCATGGGCGAGTACATCAAAGGCGTCCATCCGGTCTGTACCGGCCTTGTCGTCCAGGCGCTTGCCCGGCCGGACTGGCTGGTCGAGATCGATGGCACCGCCGTTATCCCGGATGATTAA
- a CDS encoding CinA family protein — protein MRDLAGFGEAAGRLLTARGETIAVAESSAGGLISASLLAVPGASAYFVAGGVIYTHKAREIFTDIALEQHPGMRSSSEPYAALLAETMRRKMDTTWGLAETGASGPRGNRYGDAAGHTCIALCGPTTRVFTLETGDGNREANMWRFTEAALNALVEALEQPVTA, from the coding sequence ATGCGTGATTTGGCTGGGTTTGGTGAAGCCGCTGGACGGTTGTTGACGGCACGCGGCGAGACCATAGCCGTCGCCGAGTCCTCCGCCGGCGGGCTGATTTCGGCCTCCCTCCTGGCGGTGCCGGGCGCCTCGGCCTACTTTGTCGCCGGTGGAGTGATCTACACCCACAAGGCCCGCGAGATCTTCACGGATATCGCGCTTGAACAGCACCCGGGCATGCGCTCCTCCTCCGAGCCCTACGCGGCCCTGCTGGCCGAGACCATGCGGCGGAAGATGGACACCACCTGGGGACTGGCGGAGACCGGAGCCTCGGGCCCGAGGGGCAACCGCTATGGCGACGCCGCCGGTCACACCTGCATCGCGCTCTGCGGCCCGACGACCCGGGTCTTCACGCTGGAGACCGGTGACGGAAACCGGGAAGCCAATATGTGGCGTTTCACCGAAGCCGCCCTGAACGCCCTGGTGGAAGCCCTCGAGCAACCAGTGACCGCCTGA
- a CDS encoding Rieske (2Fe-2S) protein — protein MDKRREPEWVEAMPLTVLEQVGRKIFKAGGKQIVLFHVDGEVHACNNRCPHEGYPLIEGTVDQAAGACRLTCNWHNWKFDLVSGANQVGGDRLRIYPTQIRDGAIFVDIADAPVAERIETALGNLKESFRDHNYTRMAREIARLKAAGGDPLDAVRQAILWTHEHFEWGTTHAIASAPDWLELGEDFGGGDAASSIIPHVEIVAHLAWDSLRWERFPFPDGETAFDADRLVDAIEAEDEAEAAALVRGACRGPGWQALDEPMTRAALAHYQDFGHSLIYCYKTRQLVDRLGDELAEPLYLALVRALVNASREDLIPEFKAYRPAREAWDGAGDAPVAPDEFYSLNVPRALDRANRSSGDRTALFDALMGAAAWQMLHFDTSWGARHDRPVPDNVNWLDFTHGITFANAVRAQCGRHEDLWPDALLQMACFTGRNAAYVEAQQDTAPYAVDDPEAFLEDLLPSLFDHAEPEYIVSAHMVKLPVATREEIRARPDAPWAPVLAAAVNRFFQSRIKRKHVMRTAKQSVAFVAAEG, from the coding sequence ATGGACAAAAGACGGGAACCCGAATGGGTCGAGGCAATGCCGCTCACTGTGCTGGAGCAGGTTGGCCGGAAGATCTTCAAGGCGGGAGGCAAGCAGATCGTGCTCTTCCATGTCGATGGCGAGGTGCATGCCTGCAATAACCGGTGCCCGCACGAAGGCTATCCCCTGATCGAGGGCACTGTTGATCAGGCGGCGGGTGCCTGTCGGTTAACCTGCAACTGGCATAACTGGAAATTCGATCTGGTCAGCGGCGCCAATCAGGTCGGTGGTGATCGGTTGCGGATCTATCCCACGCAAATCCGCGATGGCGCCATCTTTGTCGATATAGCGGATGCTCCGGTGGCGGAGCGGATCGAAACCGCGCTCGGTAATCTGAAAGAGAGTTTTCGGGATCATAATTACACTCGCATGGCCCGAGAGATCGCCCGGCTGAAGGCGGCCGGGGGCGATCCTCTGGACGCGGTGCGGCAGGCGATACTCTGGACGCATGAGCATTTTGAATGGGGCACCACCCACGCCATCGCCTCGGCACCGGACTGGTTGGAGCTGGGAGAGGATTTCGGCGGTGGGGACGCGGCTTCTTCGATCATCCCGCATGTCGAGATCGTCGCCCATCTTGCCTGGGATAGCCTGCGCTGGGAGCGGTTTCCATTCCCCGACGGCGAGACGGCGTTCGACGCGGACCGGTTGGTGGATGCCATCGAGGCGGAAGACGAGGCGGAAGCGGCCGCGCTGGTGCGCGGCGCCTGTCGCGGTCCCGGATGGCAGGCGCTGGATGAGCCGATGACCCGGGCCGCGCTCGCGCACTATCAGGATTTCGGTCATTCCCTGATCTATTGCTACAAGACAAGGCAGCTCGTCGATCGACTGGGCGACGAATTGGCCGAGCCGCTTTACCTGGCGCTGGTCCGTGCGCTGGTGAATGCCAGCCGCGAAGACCTGATCCCCGAGTTCAAGGCATATCGTCCGGCCCGGGAGGCATGGGACGGGGCAGGCGATGCGCCGGTCGCGCCGGATGAATTCTACAGTCTTAACGTGCCGCGCGCGCTTGATCGGGCGAACCGCTCAAGCGGGGACCGCACAGCCCTGTTCGATGCGTTGATGGGCGCCGCCGCATGGCAGATGCTGCATTTCGATACGAGTTGGGGTGCCCGTCACGACCGCCCGGTTCCGGACAATGTGAACTGGCTCGACTTTACCCACGGCATCACCTTCGCCAACGCGGTCCGGGCGCAATGCGGACGCCATGAGGATCTCTGGCCGGACGCGCTGTTGCAGATGGCCTGCTTTACCGGCCGCAATGCTGCTTATGTCGAGGCCCAGCAGGACACGGCGCCCTATGCGGTGGATGATCCGGAAGCTTTTCTTGAGGACCTGCTACCTAGTCTCTTCGACCATGCGGAGCCGGAATATATCGTCTCCGCCCACATGGTGAAGCTGCCGGTCGCCACCCGCGAGGAAATCCGGGCCCGCCCGGATGCCCCCTGGGCCCCGGTTCTGGCGGCGGCGGTAAACCGGTTCTTCCAGTCGCGGATCAAACGCAAGCACGTCATGCGAACGGCGAAGCAGTCGGTCGCGTTCGTTGCAGCGGAGGGATGA
- a CDS encoding MFS transporter: MDPTPVQKNFYRANARWLGVGLLCTLGSSFGQTYFIALFASQFMALHGLSDGDWGTLYAGATLTSAALLIKAGQLADTMSLRKLAMLVIAGFALICVGMALHESIVMLFVMVLGLRFFGQGMIGHVGMTATARWFQARRGRAIAITSLGYGIGEAVLPALAVLAMALVGWRGTWLLAAGILTLVFGGALWVLFARDREPQGGETSGPAPGALGRHWTRPEALRHWSYWALFPGILTPSFIGTVIFFHQAHVSGEKGWSLIEMAAGYPVYAVSAMIAVFVAGRIVDAFGALTLLPLFLLPIGLGIVLLGTSDAVWIWGVVLGCIGFGAGFSSALNGAVWAELYGTRNLGAIRALAVSAMVFSTAIGPAITGLLIDAGITLERQGVVMMLWCVWLSAVFVLVARRLRLLIAVPA, from the coding sequence ATGGATCCAACCCCTGTCCAGAAAAATTTCTATCGCGCAAATGCCCGCTGGCTCGGGGTCGGTCTGTTGTGCACGTTGGGCTCCTCCTTCGGGCAAACCTATTTCATCGCGCTCTTCGCCAGCCAGTTCATGGCGCTGCACGGTCTCAGCGACGGAGATTGGGGAACGCTCTATGCCGGGGCGACCCTGACCTCCGCCGCGTTGCTTATCAAGGCGGGCCAACTTGCCGATACGATGTCGTTGCGCAAGCTGGCGATGCTGGTCATTGCCGGCTTTGCCCTGATCTGCGTCGGCATGGCCTTGCACGAGTCCATTGTCATGCTTTTCGTCATGGTGCTCGGCCTGCGCTTTTTCGGACAGGGCATGATCGGTCATGTCGGCATGACGGCGACCGCCCGCTGGTTCCAGGCGCGACGCGGAAGGGCAATCGCCATCACCAGCCTCGGTTACGGTATTGGCGAGGCGGTCTTGCCGGCGCTGGCGGTTCTGGCCATGGCGCTGGTCGGCTGGCGCGGCACCTGGTTGCTTGCCGCCGGGATATTGACTCTGGTTTTCGGCGGCGCGCTCTGGGTGTTGTTCGCTCGTGACCGGGAGCCGCAGGGCGGGGAGACCAGTGGTCCGGCGCCTGGCGCGCTCGGCCGGCACTGGACCCGACCGGAGGCGCTCCGGCACTGGTCGTACTGGGCGCTTTTTCCCGGTATCCTGACGCCGTCCTTCATCGGCACGGTGATCTTCTTCCATCAGGCGCATGTCTCCGGCGAGAAGGGCTGGAGCCTGATCGAGATGGCCGCCGGTTACCCGGTCTATGCGGTCAGCGCCATGATCGCGGTTTTCGTCGCCGGCCGGATTGTCGATGCGTTCGGCGCGCTGACGCTGTTGCCGCTCTTCCTGCTGCCGATTGGGCTCGGTATCGTTCTGCTCGGGACCAGCGACGCGGTCTGGATCTGGGGTGTCGTGCTCGGCTGTATCGGCTTTGGTGCAGGGTTTTCCAGCGCCCTCAACGGGGCGGTCTGGGCGGAGCTCTATGGCACCCGCAATCTCGGTGCAATCCGGGCGCTGGCAGTTTCGGCCATGGTGTTTTCCACCGCCATTGGACCGGCGATCACGGGTCTGCTGATCGATGCCGGGATTACGCTGGAACGGCAAGGCGTGGTCATGATGCTCTGGTGCGTCTGGCTGTCCGCCGTCTTCGTGCTGGTAGCGCGCCGTCTGCGTTTGCTGATTGCCGTACCGGCCTGA
- a CDS encoding VOC family protein, producing the protein MPEEPAESRILTSTPAPVQVVGINHIALEVGDLDEALAFYGKLFQFEQRGRSETQAEIDLGDQFIALVLGRMQPADVKRHVGLVVADKEAVRAALVANGVEILPLPDRFLDFLDPWGNRVEIIGYENIQFTKADHVLRGMGLGHLRKTDAAIDELSAKGMRPG; encoded by the coding sequence GTGCCGGAAGAACCCGCTGAGAGTCGGATCCTGACTTCAACTCCCGCCCCGGTTCAGGTCGTCGGGATCAATCACATTGCGCTGGAGGTCGGAGATCTCGACGAGGCGCTGGCCTTTTACGGCAAGCTCTTTCAGTTCGAGCAGCGTGGCCGGAGCGAGACCCAGGCCGAGATCGATCTTGGCGACCAGTTCATCGCGTTGGTCCTGGGCCGGATGCAGCCTGCTGATGTGAAGCGGCATGTCGGCCTTGTGGTCGCTGACAAGGAAGCCGTGCGGGCAGCGCTGGTGGCAAACGGGGTGGAGATCCTGCCCTTGCCGGATCGTTTCCTCGACTTTCTCGACCCCTGGGGCAACCGGGTCGAAATCATCGGCTACGAAAACATCCAGTTCACCAAGGCGGACCATGTGCTGCGCGGCATGGGGCTCGGTCATCTGCGGAAGACGGACGCGGCCATCGATGAGCTGTCTGCAAAAGGCATGCGGCCGGGCTGA